One Neovison vison isolate M4711 chromosome 2, ASM_NN_V1, whole genome shotgun sequence genomic window carries:
- the CASP9 gene encoding caspase-9 isoform X1 — protein sequence MDEADRQILRRCRVQLVNELQVAPLWDVLLTRQLFTPAMIEDIQHAGSGSRSDQARQLVIDLETRGSQALPLFISCLEDTDQNKLASVLRARWQAEKQNPEVIRPQDPMPVVVRVLGLTPEDLRGKQGPSKATPGKLAPVVLGPEQLWPAKLSPEVLRPEMPRPVDSGSGRFSDVCAQEISKQNADLAYALNADPCGHCLIINNVNFCPESRLTARTGSNIDCEKLRQRFHLLHFMVEVKCDLTAKQMVQALVELARRDHSALDCCVVVVLSHGCQASHRQFPGAVYGTDGCPVAIERIVNIFNGAGCPSLGGKPKLFFIQACGGEQKDHGFEVASASPEDRTPGSDPESDAVPFQEGPGPCDQPDAVSSLPTPSDIFVSYSTFPGFVSWRDTKSGSWYVETLDGVFEQWAPSEDLQTLLLRVANAVSQKGIYKQIPGCFNFLRKKLFFKV from the exons CATGCAGGCTCAGGGTCTCGGAGCGATCAGGCCAGGCAGCTCGTCATAGATCTAGAGACCCGAGGGAGCCAGGCCCTTCCTTTGTTCATCTCCTGCTTAGAGGACACAGACCAGAACAAACTGGCTTCAGTCCTGAGAGCGCGTTGGCAAGCGGAAAAGCAGAATCCAGAGGTCATCAGACCCCAGGACCCCATGCCTGTCGTGGTTAGAGTATTGGGCCTCACACCAGAGGATCTCAGAGGGAAGCAAGGTCCATCAAAGGCGACTCCTGGAAAACTCGCTCCAGTGGTGCTAGGGCCTGAGCAGCTCTGGCCAGCCAAGCTCAGTCCAGAGGTTCTCAGACCAGAGATGCCCAGGCCAGTGGACAGTGGCTCTGGACGATTCAGTGATGTAT gtgcTCAGGAGATTTCCAAGCAAAATGCTGATTTG GCCTACGCCCTGAACGCTGACCCCTGCGGCCACTGCCTGATCATCAACAACGTGAACTTCTGCCCGGAGTCGAGGCTCACGGCCCGCACCGGCTCCAACATCGACTGTGAGAAGCTGCGTCAACGCTTCCACTTGCTGCATTTCATGGTGGAGGTGAAGTGCGACCTGACAGCCAAG CAAATGGTCCAGGCTTTGGTGGAGCTGGCGCGGCGGGACCACAGCGCCCTGGACTGCTGCGTGGTGGTCGTCCTCTCCCACGGCTGTCAG GCCAGCCACCGCCAGTTCCCAGGGGCTGTTTATGGCACGGACGGATGTCCTGTGGCCATCGAGAGAATTGTGAACATCTTCAATGGAGCCGGCTGCCCCAGCTTGGGAGGGAAGCCCAAGCTCTTCTTCATCCAAGCCTGCGGTGGGG agcagaaagaccATGGGTTTGAGGTGGCCTCCGCTTCCCCCGAAGACAGGACCCCAGGCAGTGACCCTGAGTCAGATGCTGTCCCGTTCCAGGAAGGCCCAGGCCCCTGTGACCAGCCGGACGCCGTGTCTAGTTTGCCCACACCCAGTGACATCTTTGtgtcctactccaccttcccag GCTTTGTTTCCTGGAGGGATACCAAGAGCGGCTCCTGGTATGTGGAGACCTTGGATGGTGTTTTTGAGCAGTGGGCTCCCTCTGAAGATTTGCAGACCCTCCTGCTCAGG GTCGCTAATGCTGTTTCGCAGAAAGGGATTTATAAACAGATTCCCGGTTGTTTCAATTTCCTCCGgaaaaaactcttttttaaagtgTGA